From a region of the Mycobacterium sp. SMC-8 genome:
- a CDS encoding class I adenylate-forming enzyme family protein encodes MTVAEVLRRQRTPPDKPLLICDRTRLSHGRAVERSAVLARKLVALGVGKGTHVGLLYPNGADFVVAMLAATRIGAVAVPFSTFGTVPEMHRQLVHSDVSVLLAARSFRSHDYVQTLTDAVGAPLTTGSVFTATAPVLRHVLFDTEDDVAHAGSIDEASLRALEDDVEGCDPMAIIYTSGSTSDPKGVVHTHEALLAHQRSLNEIRGLTADDRLFCNSPFFWIGGFAFGLLAVLVAGATLICSNATDAADTLDLLESEKPTLTNGFVAGIAHLPRHPSFAHRDLSSMRRGNLYPIMAVDARPADPELRHNMLGMTEAGSVVLLSGDESDQPESRRGSFGFLAPGFEARIVDPDTRADVEVNALGILLLRGPFLMQGYWGRAREDCFDGDGWFDTGDLVRRDSDGVYYFVGRAGAMIKTAGANVAPAEVEKAITAVIPDPDAAVHVVGLPDVERGQLVAAVIATGSGAPVDLPSLQRALRPELSAYKIPLRVIAVRHAEIPTLSSGKADLAALRGLFDD; translated from the coding sequence GTGACCGTCGCCGAAGTGCTGCGCCGGCAGCGGACGCCGCCGGACAAGCCCTTGCTGATCTGCGATCGCACCCGCCTGAGTCACGGCCGGGCCGTTGAACGCTCGGCCGTGCTGGCTCGGAAGCTGGTCGCACTCGGCGTCGGAAAAGGCACGCACGTCGGCCTGCTGTACCCCAACGGCGCCGACTTCGTCGTCGCGATGCTGGCGGCCACCCGCATCGGAGCCGTCGCGGTTCCGTTCTCCACGTTCGGCACCGTGCCGGAGATGCACAGGCAGTTGGTGCACAGCGACGTCTCGGTGCTGCTGGCCGCGCGCAGCTTTCGCTCCCACGACTACGTGCAGACGCTGACCGACGCCGTCGGCGCACCGCTGACAACCGGATCTGTCTTCACCGCCACCGCACCGGTGCTGCGGCACGTGCTGTTCGACACCGAAGACGATGTCGCACATGCCGGATCCATCGACGAAGCATCGCTGCGAGCCCTGGAGGACGACGTCGAGGGCTGCGACCCGATGGCGATCATCTACACGTCGGGGTCGACCAGTGATCCCAAGGGCGTCGTGCACACCCACGAGGCGCTGCTGGCACATCAACGCAGTCTCAACGAGATCCGCGGACTGACCGCCGACGATCGCCTGTTCTGCAACTCGCCGTTCTTCTGGATCGGAGGGTTCGCGTTCGGCCTGCTGGCCGTCCTGGTGGCCGGTGCCACGCTGATCTGCTCCAATGCCACCGACGCGGCCGACACCCTCGACCTGCTCGAGTCCGAGAAGCCCACCCTCACCAACGGATTCGTCGCCGGCATCGCGCACCTGCCACGCCATCCCAGCTTCGCGCACCGCGACCTGTCCTCGATGCGGCGCGGCAATCTCTACCCCATCATGGCCGTCGACGCGCGACCGGCCGACCCCGAACTGCGGCACAACATGCTCGGGATGACCGAGGCGGGCAGTGTCGTGCTTCTCAGCGGCGACGAGTCCGATCAGCCGGAGTCACGCCGCGGCTCGTTCGGGTTCCTGGCTCCCGGGTTCGAGGCGCGGATCGTCGACCCCGACACCCGCGCTGACGTCGAGGTGAACGCTCTCGGGATCCTTCTGCTGCGAGGGCCGTTCCTGATGCAGGGCTATTGGGGCCGTGCCCGCGAGGACTGTTTCGACGGCGACGGCTGGTTCGACACCGGGGATCTGGTGCGGCGCGACAGCGACGGCGTGTATTACTTCGTCGGGCGGGCCGGCGCGATGATCAAGACCGCGGGCGCAAACGTGGCTCCCGCCGAGGTGGAGAAGGCGATCACCGCGGTGATCCCTGATCCGGATGCCGCCGTCCATGTCGTCGGACTACCCGATGTCGAACGTGGTCAACTCGTCGCCGCCGTGATCGCGACCGGCAGCGGCGCCCCGGTCGACCTGCCCAGCCTTCAGCGCGCACTGCGCCCCGAGCTGTCGGCATACAAGATCCCCCTGCGGGTCATCGCGGTGCGGCACGCCGAAATCCCGACGCTGTCCAGTGGCAAGGCGGATCTCGCCGCCCTGCGAGGACTTTTCGATGACTGA
- a CDS encoding class I adenylate-forming enzyme family protein: MRHRLSQRIDDVLALDPAGQAIQFDGRWTTWEQVGTVAHRIGDLVGTARAGIMLRNSPAHVAALLGVLSGGGTVVVINPARGDDRTRSDIQALRLPIIIGSSQDLATSAPDTTATTVTIDGLDEPPKLRLGSASDDAGRPGVAVWMLTSGTTGPPKRVDLTYDVLARSVLGADSDAAAPTELRRSVAIVNSPLVHVGGVYRVLLCLAEARPFVLLPKFDLKQWADAVREHRPRAVSLVPAALRMVLHSDLTREDLDGIRVVTSGTAPLSADDADAFTEKFGIPVLTSYAATEFGGGVAGWTLTDHQRFWRDKRGSVGRANPGAQLRVVDDSGAPVPPGQQGLLEVIPAQMAGSRDWMQTTDLARIDEDGFVWILGRADQAIIRGGFKVMPDDVKSALEGHPAVAGAAVVGRSDPRLGETPVALVELRPGIHAAPDELLAYLQTRLARYEIPSELVITDAIPRTPSGKPDLAAVRSHFAPSRPLSR, translated from the coding sequence ATGCGGCATCGGCTTTCGCAACGAATCGACGATGTCCTGGCTCTGGACCCGGCGGGACAGGCGATCCAGTTCGACGGCCGGTGGACCACCTGGGAGCAGGTCGGGACCGTGGCGCACCGCATCGGTGACCTCGTCGGCACCGCTCGTGCGGGGATCATGCTGCGTAACAGTCCCGCCCACGTGGCGGCACTTCTGGGTGTGCTCTCCGGCGGCGGCACCGTCGTCGTCATCAATCCGGCCCGCGGGGACGACCGCACCCGGTCGGACATCCAGGCGCTGCGGCTGCCGATCATCATCGGTTCCTCCCAAGACCTCGCGACCTCGGCGCCGGACACGACGGCGACCACGGTGACCATCGACGGACTCGATGAGCCGCCGAAGCTGCGCCTCGGCAGCGCCTCCGACGACGCGGGCCGCCCGGGAGTGGCGGTGTGGATGCTGACCAGCGGCACCACCGGCCCACCCAAGCGGGTCGATCTCACCTACGACGTGCTGGCCCGCAGCGTGTTGGGCGCCGATTCCGACGCGGCGGCACCGACCGAGCTACGGCGCAGCGTGGCGATCGTGAACTCGCCGCTGGTGCACGTCGGCGGGGTGTATCGGGTGCTGCTGTGCCTGGCCGAGGCACGACCGTTCGTGCTGTTGCCGAAGTTCGACCTCAAGCAGTGGGCCGACGCCGTGCGTGAGCACCGCCCCCGCGCCGTGTCGCTGGTACCGGCGGCACTGAGGATGGTGCTGCACTCCGATCTGACCCGCGAGGATCTGGACGGCATCCGTGTCGTGACGTCGGGGACCGCCCCACTATCCGCCGATGATGCCGACGCGTTCACCGAGAAGTTCGGCATCCCGGTGCTGACCTCCTACGCGGCAACGGAATTCGGCGGCGGTGTGGCCGGCTGGACGCTGACGGACCACCAGAGATTCTGGCGAGACAAACGTGGCAGCGTCGGTAGGGCCAATCCGGGCGCACAGCTGCGCGTCGTCGACGACAGCGGCGCGCCTGTGCCGCCCGGGCAGCAGGGTCTGCTGGAAGTCATTCCGGCCCAGATGGCCGGCAGCCGTGACTGGATGCAGACCACCGACCTGGCCCGTATCGACGAAGACGGATTCGTGTGGATCCTCGGGCGCGCCGACCAGGCGATCATTCGGGGCGGGTTCAAGGTGATGCCCGACGACGTCAAGAGCGCGCTCGAAGGACATCCCGCGGTCGCCGGCGCCGCGGTGGTCGGGCGGTCGGATCCACGGCTCGGCGAAACCCCCGTCGCGCTGGTCGAGTTGCGCCCCGGTATCCACGCAGCACCGGACGAGCTGCTGGCTTACCTGCAGACCCGGCTGGCGCGCTATGAGATCCCGAGCGAGCTGGTGATCACCGACGCCATTCCGCGCACCCCGTCGGGAAAACCCGACCTGGCCGCCGTGCGCTCCCACTTCGCGCCGTCGAGACCGCTGTCCCGGTGA
- a CDS encoding enoyl-CoA hydratase/isomerase family protein gives MTFDTVLLDLDYQARVGTVTLNRPDTLNSFNRTMCEEMKEVWRILKADEDINAVVLRAAGERAFSAGLDIRSSYGQPEIVWNHEDPGELLSPKWQKMWKPVVCAVQGMCTAGALYFVNEADIVICSQGATFFDSHVSAGLVSALEPVGLMRRVGLGDTLRMALMGNDERVGAQTALRIGLVTEVVAENELWERAHEIAATVAAKPPTATQGTVKAIWESLDKPYRAAMDQGLIYTRLGNPIAQAELAERPVPKTPPRIR, from the coding sequence ATGACGTTCGACACGGTCCTGCTCGACCTCGACTACCAAGCCCGCGTCGGCACGGTCACCCTCAACCGGCCGGACACGCTGAACTCCTTCAACCGTACGATGTGCGAGGAGATGAAGGAGGTCTGGCGGATCCTCAAGGCCGACGAGGACATCAACGCGGTGGTGTTGCGCGCCGCGGGTGAACGGGCCTTCAGCGCCGGCCTGGACATCCGATCCAGCTACGGGCAGCCCGAAATCGTCTGGAATCACGAGGATCCCGGCGAGCTGCTGAGCCCCAAATGGCAGAAGATGTGGAAGCCGGTGGTGTGCGCCGTGCAGGGCATGTGCACCGCCGGCGCGTTGTACTTCGTCAACGAGGCCGACATTGTGATCTGCTCGCAGGGGGCGACGTTCTTCGACTCCCACGTCAGCGCAGGGCTGGTGTCCGCACTGGAGCCGGTGGGCCTGATGCGCCGGGTCGGCCTCGGTGACACACTGCGAATGGCGTTGATGGGCAACGACGAACGCGTCGGTGCACAGACCGCGCTACGCATCGGCCTGGTCACCGAAGTGGTCGCCGAGAACGAGCTGTGGGAACGCGCACACGAGATCGCCGCGACGGTCGCAGCCAAGCCCCCGACCGCCACCCAGGGCACGGTGAAGGCGATCTGGGAATCGCTGGACAAACCGTATCGCGCGGCGATGGACCAGGGCCTGATCTACACCAGGCTCGGCAACCCGATCGCCCAGGCAGAGCTGGCCGAGCGCCCCGTCCCCAAGACCCCGCCGCGGATCCGCTGA
- a CDS encoding enoyl-CoA hydratase/isomerase family protein, translated as MSPHTYDTIGYEVDGHKATITLNRPEALNALSPHMIGELRAAYDEVENDDDVWLMIVTGTGRAFCTGADVKEIPEDGKVIYERPYLSTYDQWEAPQEGTPPFRRMAKPVLAAINGICCGAGLDWVTTGDIVIASDKATFFDPHVSIGLVAARETVRLARALPRSVALRMALMGKHERMSAERAYELGMVTEVVEHDKLLERAHEIADVVNSNAPLAVRGTRLAIHKTLDLPLLEGEILAETFRERVVRTEDAQEGPLAFVEKRTPNWQCR; from the coding sequence GTGAGTCCCCACACCTACGACACCATCGGCTACGAGGTCGACGGACACAAGGCCACCATCACGCTGAACCGGCCCGAGGCACTCAACGCGCTGTCCCCGCACATGATCGGTGAACTGCGGGCGGCCTACGACGAGGTGGAGAACGACGATGACGTGTGGCTGATGATCGTCACCGGGACCGGCCGGGCGTTCTGCACCGGCGCGGACGTCAAGGAGATCCCGGAGGACGGCAAGGTCATCTACGAACGGCCCTATCTGTCGACCTACGACCAGTGGGAAGCCCCGCAGGAGGGCACACCCCCGTTCCGCCGGATGGCCAAACCGGTGCTCGCCGCGATCAACGGGATCTGTTGCGGCGCCGGGCTCGACTGGGTAACGACCGGGGACATCGTGATCGCGTCGGACAAGGCCACCTTCTTCGACCCTCACGTCAGCATCGGGTTGGTCGCCGCCCGGGAGACGGTGCGACTGGCCCGCGCCTTGCCGCGGTCGGTGGCCCTGCGGATGGCGTTGATGGGTAAGCACGAGCGCATGAGCGCCGAGCGCGCCTACGAACTGGGAATGGTGACCGAGGTCGTCGAGCACGACAAGCTGCTCGAGCGTGCCCACGAGATCGCCGACGTCGTGAACTCCAACGCCCCCCTCGCGGTGCGCGGCACCCGGCTGGCCATCCACAAGACCCTCGACCTACCGCTCCTGGAGGGCGAGATCCTCGCCGAGACATTCCGCGAGCGCGTGGTGCGCACCGAGGACGCCCAGGAAGGACCGCTGGCCTTCGTCGAGAAACGCACCCCCAACTGGCAGTGCCGATGA